A stretch of Melospiza melodia melodia isolate bMelMel2 chromosome 24, bMelMel2.pri, whole genome shotgun sequence DNA encodes these proteins:
- the LOC134428798 gene encoding uncharacterized protein LOC134428798: MKVPLGTAGGEPQGGRAQGGCRALACPPGRLPLPPLSLGSSLCFLPAVPLVERPKTAKRGESRPDSPKAEGKEKDEAASSDVGDSDTAQSDTAQSRAQAATAQRGVGQKDTRQRGDTGRTDTEQKDAGRGPRSSGRGRMDVGQDETGQSDMGQKDVGKSVKWRDRGGTDMGQEDMEQIKKEEMEMDIAEVEALPSSLDSPPAMTSTGQIKEEETKMGISKAPPHAQTKIADGTTSEMHPGAPGSSAPVQRVQSVRGVPGSQDLWVPSESVAGPSR, from the exons ATGAAAGTacctctgggcacagctgggggggaGCCCCAGGGCgggagggcacaggggggctgcagagCGCTGGCCTGTCCCCCAGGCAGGCTCCCCCTGCCTCCCCTGAGCCTGGGCAGCTCCCTCTGCTTTCTCCCTGCAGTTCCCCTCGTGGAAAGGCCCAAGACAGCGAAGCGTGGGGAGAGCCGGCCTGACAGCCCCAAGGCAGAGGGCAAAGAGAAGGACGAGGCTGCCAGCAGCGAcgttggggacagtgacacggcACAGAGTGACACggcacagagcagggcacaggctgccacGGCACAGAGGGGCGTGGGACAGAAGGACACGAGGCAGCGGGGTGACACAGGACGGACTGACACGGAGCAGAAGGACGCGGGAAGGGGTCCGCGATCGAGCGGCAGAGGACGGATGGACGTGGGACAGGATGAGACGGGACAGAGTGACATGGGCCAGAAGGATGTGGGGAAGAGTGTGaaatggagggacagaggaggGACTGACATGGGACAGGAGGACATGGAACAGATCAAGAAGGAAGAGATGGAGATGGACATTGCTGAGGTAGAGGCTCTTCCCAGCTCCCTGGACAGTCCCCCTGCGATGACCAGCACGGGACAGATCAAGGAAGAAGAGACCAAGATGGGCATCTCCAAG GCTCCTCCCCATGCTCAGACAAAGATTGCAGATGGCACCACCTCAGAAATGCACCCAGGAGCCCCTGGCAGCAGTGCCCCAGTCCAGAGGGTGCAGTCAGTCCGAGGCGTCCCAGGATCCCAGGACCTGTGGGTGCCATCTGAGAGCGTGGCTGGGCCCAGCAGGTGA